The following are encoded together in the Actinoplanes sp. N902-109 genome:
- a CDS encoding HD domain-containing protein yields MDLSRTWCKGEVIDGAPAFRHAVNVAATIEESFPEASEELIAAVLLHDAPYFAPASVDLDAVLTEEVGADVVRIVRAIEQEHRALSEGDTPDLPVDDRDAIIASAADKYVSIDTITSRAYLSSDRAAYWDQRRPFVARVPYFVAFATEAEPYLPPNLADKLTVAVIRAADITEPYRPAATAALHATRSDQPSVC; encoded by the coding sequence ATGGACCTCAGCCGGACCTGGTGCAAGGGCGAAGTCATCGATGGAGCGCCGGCGTTCCGTCACGCCGTCAATGTGGCCGCCACCATCGAGGAGAGCTTCCCGGAGGCCAGCGAGGAACTCATCGCCGCGGTGCTCCTGCACGACGCGCCGTACTTCGCCCCGGCGAGCGTCGACCTGGACGCGGTACTCACCGAGGAGGTCGGCGCCGATGTGGTCCGTATCGTGCGAGCCATTGAGCAAGAGCACCGAGCCCTCAGTGAGGGTGATACGCCGGATCTGCCCGTCGACGACCGCGACGCCATCATCGCCAGCGCCGCCGATAAGTACGTCAGCATCGACACCATCACCAGCCGCGCCTACCTGTCCAGCGACCGTGCGGCCTACTGGGATCAGCGCCGTCCGTTCGTCGCGCGGGTGCCGTACTTCGTCGCGTTTGCCACTGAGGCGGAGCCCTACCTGCCGCCCAATCTCGCGGACAAACTGACCGTCGCGGTCATCAGAGCGGCCGACATCACCGAGCCCTACCGCCCAGCAGCTACAGCCGCTCTGCACGCCACGAGATCCGATCAGCCGAGCGTCTGCTGA
- a CDS encoding helix-turn-helix transcriptional regulator, with protein sequence MDVAGRRAPTIRLRRLGAELKRLRVEAGLSQEDAAERTGLDPSSFSRIEQARNRPQRRTVMTLLDLYRVDPDRREILLSWLKESTKPGWTQFYEPFLTEPYMTFIQFEYEAERLRNYESLFIPGLLQTKEYARAVIEGVVPAISAEDVQRRVDVRMQRQSVLGRPTPMQLWAVVDEAAIRRKVGGPAVMRAQLEHLVTASASPHVNLQVVPFEVGAHPGMPGSFVVMDFAEQVDVPIVYSDSMAGDIFLEAEEEVARFAATFQRISEQALSQAQTRKLIKEAAAAA encoded by the coding sequence ATGGACGTGGCGGGACGCAGGGCACCCACCATCCGGCTACGGCGGCTCGGCGCCGAGCTGAAACGACTGCGGGTCGAAGCCGGACTCAGCCAGGAGGACGCCGCCGAGCGGACCGGCCTGGATCCGTCCTCGTTCTCGCGCATCGAGCAGGCTCGCAACCGACCGCAGCGACGCACCGTCATGACGCTGCTCGACCTGTACCGTGTCGACCCGGACCGACGCGAGATCCTGCTCAGCTGGCTGAAGGAGTCGACGAAGCCGGGATGGACGCAGTTCTACGAGCCGTTCCTGACCGAGCCGTACATGACCTTCATCCAGTTCGAGTACGAGGCCGAGCGGCTGCGCAACTACGAAAGCCTGTTCATCCCCGGCCTGCTGCAGACCAAGGAGTACGCCCGCGCGGTTATCGAGGGCGTCGTGCCAGCCATCTCCGCCGAAGACGTCCAGCGGCGTGTCGACGTACGAATGCAGCGCCAGAGCGTGCTCGGCCGGCCCACGCCGATGCAGCTGTGGGCGGTGGTCGACGAGGCCGCCATCCGCCGCAAGGTCGGCGGCCCAGCGGTTATGCGCGCCCAACTCGAACATCTCGTCACGGCGTCCGCGTCGCCGCACGTCAACCTGCAGGTCGTACCCTTTGAGGTGGGCGCCCACCCCGGGATGCCCGGGAGCTTCGTCGTTATGGACTTCGCCGAGCAGGTCGACGTGCCGATCGTCTATTCGGATTCGATGGCCGGGGACATCTTCCTCGAAGCGGAGGAGGAAGTCGCTCGCTTCGCGGCGACTTTCCAGCGAATCTCTGAGCAGGCGCTGTCTCAGGCCCAGACCAGAAAACTGATCAAGGAAGCGGCCGCAGCCGCATAG
- a CDS encoding DUF397 domain-containing protein produces MDFTGAEWRTSSRSSGNGQCVEVADNLPGIVAVRDSKDRQGATLAFPSTSWASFIKQAKAGEFDL; encoded by the coding sequence ATGGACTTCACCGGTGCGGAGTGGCGTACGAGCAGCCGATCGAGCGGCAATGGTCAGTGCGTCGAGGTAGCCGACAACCTGCCCGGCATCGTCGCCGTGCGCGACTCGAAGGACCGCCAGGGCGCAACCCTGGCCTTCCCTAGCACCTCATGGGCCAGCTTCATCAAGCAGGCCAAGGCCGGCGAGTTCGACCTGTAG
- a CDS encoding AlpA family transcriptional regulator encodes MPTWHAQVEIPIDVDENQLGQYLGESDSMAYNTSEKIMRLGTWIDAADFDAAVTGARVWVSQLRAAREAVPQRLTVESQDAQISTWAVGAKEAAERLGLSKSRLFQLADSPGFPAPVPGVEAGTAKIFRVDELDEYGRNRNLQPGRPRKAAATEG; translated from the coding sequence ATGCCCACGTGGCACGCCCAAGTCGAAATCCCCATCGACGTCGACGAGAATCAGCTGGGCCAGTACCTCGGCGAGTCCGACTCGATGGCCTACAACACCAGCGAGAAGATCATGCGGCTGGGCACATGGATCGACGCCGCGGACTTCGACGCTGCGGTGACCGGCGCCCGGGTCTGGGTGTCGCAGCTGCGCGCCGCCCGGGAAGCCGTGCCGCAGCGCCTGACTGTCGAGTCGCAGGATGCCCAGATCTCCACCTGGGCCGTCGGCGCCAAGGAAGCGGCTGAACGGCTCGGCCTGTCCAAGTCGCGCCTGTTCCAGCTGGCGGATTCACCCGGCTTCCCGGCGCCGGTGCCCGGCGTGGAGGCCGGGACGGCGAAGATCTTCCGCGTCGACGAGCTGGACGAGTACGGCCGCAACCGCAACCTGCAGCCGGGCAGACCTCGCAAGGCTGCAGCGACCGAGGGGTAG
- a CDS encoding holin, which yields MWTKKFWKQAGERAVKSAAQALIGLWPLDQFNVLHADVPLAAGLAVGAAVLSVLTSIVTANVGEPNDPSAVARP from the coding sequence ATGTGGACCAAGAAGTTCTGGAAGCAGGCAGGGGAGCGGGCGGTCAAGAGCGCGGCGCAGGCGCTGATTGGCCTATGGCCGCTCGACCAGTTCAACGTGCTGCACGCTGACGTACCGCTTGCGGCTGGCCTGGCGGTCGGTGCCGCTGTGCTGTCGGTGCTGACGTCAATCGTCACCGCCAACGTCGGCGAGCCGAACGACCCGAGCGCGGTCGCTCGGCCGTAG
- a CDS encoding M15 family metallopeptidase — protein sequence MPTSQNGYRANDPSLIASYTIPGTSVKIALRKGDVSVVLLHFAAWFNKNIEPLRQSDTGGYVERTIRGSSTTLSNHASGTAEDLRWNDHPLGAVGTFTAAEKAKINAQLGYYEGVIRWGANYSGRKDEMHFEINKGTADVKRVADKIRNADKAKTEEDLPVLQADYNKLFLGALRDKTIRAELGAAMLDAAIGDPDYTGRRVEQVLVDVAKLRGVLVGDTKDAARVSAGAPVKALVKLPAQVAELQAAVKAITAAPAGAPKA from the coding sequence ATGCCGACCTCGCAGAACGGCTACCGGGCGAACGACCCGAGCCTCATCGCCAGCTACACGATCCCCGGCACCAGCGTGAAGATCGCGCTGCGCAAGGGCGACGTGTCCGTGGTGCTGCTGCACTTCGCCGCCTGGTTCAACAAGAACATCGAGCCGCTGCGGCAGTCCGACACCGGCGGCTACGTCGAGCGAACCATCCGCGGCTCGTCGACGACGCTGTCCAACCACGCCTCCGGCACCGCCGAGGACCTGCGCTGGAACGACCACCCCCTGGGCGCCGTCGGCACCTTCACCGCCGCCGAGAAGGCGAAGATCAACGCCCAGCTCGGCTACTACGAGGGCGTCATCCGCTGGGGTGCGAACTACTCGGGCCGCAAGGACGAGATGCACTTCGAGATCAACAAGGGCACCGCCGACGTCAAGCGCGTCGCTGACAAGATCCGCAACGCCGACAAGGCGAAGACCGAGGAGGACCTCCCCGTGCTGCAGGCCGACTACAACAAGCTGTTCCTGGGCGCGCTCCGGGACAAGACCATCCGCGCCGAACTTGGCGCCGCCATGCTGGACGCCGCGATCGGCGATCCGGACTACACCGGCCGCCGCGTCGAGCAGGTCCTGGTCGACGTCGCGAAGCTGCGCGGCGTGCTCGTCGGCGACACCAAGGACGCCGCCCGGGTGTCCGCGGGCGCGCCGGTTAAGGCGCTCGTCAAGCTGCCCGCCCAAGTCGCGGAGCTGCAGGCCGCGGTGAAGGCGATCACCGCCGCGCCGGCCGGCGCCCCGAAGGCATGA
- a CDS encoding phage gp6-like head-tail connector protein, with amino-acid sequence MTYRVGEAVPLAASSTVQAGVSCTVTAPDGSINTPAATYGSGAWTAVFTPTQPGDYLYVFAGPGFVASDQFHVVATALHIVGLADVKQHANITTTANDRELLDFIGTAEAMVEDLVGPVVPRTITGERLEVRPGDKIAWLNQAPVLSIVSITRNGVTLDPGRYRLWPDTGQLDFDSPWPWSWLPDAAASYEAGRRPIPDGIRWAAKELVTHLWQSTQSQRGGRGRGDVEPAAAPFGMPNRVADALEPWLLAPGVH; translated from the coding sequence GTGACCTACCGCGTTGGTGAGGCAGTGCCGCTCGCGGCGTCCTCCACCGTCCAGGCCGGCGTCTCCTGCACGGTCACCGCGCCGGACGGCTCGATCAACACGCCAGCAGCAACCTACGGCAGTGGCGCCTGGACGGCCGTATTCACCCCGACCCAGCCGGGCGACTACCTGTACGTCTTCGCCGGGCCAGGGTTCGTGGCGTCGGACCAGTTCCACGTGGTCGCCACGGCGCTGCACATCGTGGGCCTGGCCGACGTCAAGCAGCACGCGAACATCACCACCACCGCCAACGACCGCGAGCTGCTCGACTTCATCGGCACCGCGGAGGCCATGGTCGAGGACCTGGTCGGCCCGGTCGTGCCGCGCACCATCACCGGCGAGCGGCTGGAGGTCCGCCCCGGCGACAAGATCGCATGGCTCAACCAGGCGCCGGTGCTGTCGATCGTGTCGATCACCCGCAACGGCGTGACCCTCGACCCGGGCCGCTACCGGCTCTGGCCGGACACCGGACAGCTCGATTTCGACTCGCCGTGGCCCTGGTCGTGGCTACCCGACGCCGCGGCGTCGTACGAGGCTGGCCGGCGGCCCATCCCAGACGGAATCCGCTGGGCAGCCAAGGAACTCGTCACCCACCTGTGGCAGTCCACCCAGTCGCAGCGCGGCGGTCGCGGCCGCGGTGACGTCGAGCCGGCCGCTGCACCGTTCGGCATGCCGAACCGGGTAGCCGATGCCTTGGAGCCGTGGCTCCTCGCACCAGGAGTCCACTGA
- a CDS encoding phage major capsid protein has translation MPTAKDLREQRANVWSQMTEIMDRPDRNADDDATYDRLEAEYDRLDQQVERAERHAKKEELNNRIDRSGVVPAGADADDNDDSGYAEAYVTYLTGGRDALSPEQRVLMRSNFTQFKNAAGVSSGAAGGYLVPPEFRDIIVEVMKWYGPMLDEAELIVTDTGATLPWATNDDTANEGAILGENTAMTEQDVTLGTNNLDAYMYTSLMVRASYQLMQDRPDFPRWLARKLGERLGRVMNRHFTVGTGTNQPDGLITTAQVGATSTGSFATTGGVSYDNIIDLEESLDPAYGGGNNLKYMMHQSARKAVRKLKNGQGDYLWQPSQQAGIPATLNGYAVRINNHMATLAASSKSIGFGDIREAYAIRQVKDIQNVRLDERYAEYLQSAFFGYARADGTVQNNQAFKVLQTTATA, from the coding sequence ATGCCGACAGCAAAGGATCTCCGCGAGCAGCGGGCCAACGTCTGGTCGCAGATGACGGAGATCATGGACCGGCCCGACCGGAACGCCGATGACGACGCCACGTATGACCGGCTGGAGGCCGAGTACGACCGGCTCGACCAGCAGGTCGAGCGGGCCGAGCGTCACGCCAAGAAGGAGGAGCTGAACAACCGGATCGACCGGTCTGGTGTGGTCCCCGCCGGTGCCGACGCGGACGACAACGACGATTCCGGGTACGCGGAGGCGTACGTCACGTACCTCACCGGGGGCCGGGACGCGCTGTCGCCGGAGCAGCGGGTGCTCATGCGCTCGAACTTCACCCAGTTCAAGAATGCGGCCGGTGTCAGCAGCGGTGCCGCCGGCGGCTACCTGGTCCCGCCGGAGTTCCGCGACATCATCGTCGAGGTCATGAAGTGGTACGGGCCGATGCTCGACGAGGCCGAACTCATCGTCACCGACACCGGCGCGACGCTGCCGTGGGCGACGAACGACGACACCGCAAACGAGGGCGCGATCCTCGGCGAGAACACCGCCATGACCGAGCAGGACGTCACGCTCGGCACCAACAACCTCGACGCCTACATGTACACGTCGTTGATGGTGCGCGCGTCGTACCAGCTCATGCAGGACCGGCCGGACTTCCCGCGCTGGCTGGCGCGCAAGCTCGGCGAGCGCCTCGGCCGGGTCATGAACCGGCACTTCACCGTCGGCACCGGCACCAACCAGCCGGACGGACTGATCACCACCGCACAGGTCGGTGCAACGAGCACCGGGTCGTTCGCGACCACGGGCGGCGTCTCGTACGACAACATCATCGACCTGGAGGAGTCGCTCGACCCTGCGTACGGGGGCGGGAACAACCTCAAGTACATGATGCACCAGAGCGCCCGCAAGGCAGTCCGCAAGCTCAAGAACGGTCAGGGCGACTACCTGTGGCAGCCGTCGCAGCAGGCCGGCATCCCCGCGACGCTCAACGGATATGCGGTCCGCATCAACAACCACATGGCGACTCTCGCGGCCAGCTCGAAGTCCATCGGCTTCGGCGACATCCGTGAGGCGTACGCCATCCGCCAGGTCAAGGACATCCAGAACGTCCGCCTCGACGAGCGGTACGCCGAGTACCTGCAGTCAGCGTTCTTCGGCTACGCGCGTGCCGACGGCACGGTGCAGAACAACCAGGCATTCAAGGTCCTGCAGACCACCGCGACGGCCTGA